A genomic stretch from Desulfohalobium retbaense DSM 5692 includes:
- a CDS encoding cytochrome c3 family protein → MHFPRIRPRSHLREGLLIVGVVTLLAACTPPVPEGQPSKRSEAQPPDDRIVVGVPATMERTMPRVVFSHDQHREMECSLCHHAGPAGTFSCSASGCHTKPAPRSDALSCYAAFHADSGPSCLNCHTEEKTHGHNQDVPLHCASCHIPNTTD, encoded by the coding sequence ATGCATTTTCCTCGCATTAGACCGCGTTCGCACCTCAGGGAAGGACTGCTCATCGTGGGTGTCGTCACGCTGCTGGCTGCCTGCACTCCCCCCGTCCCTGAAGGACAACCGTCGAAACGCTCAGAAGCGCAGCCCCCTGATGATCGTATTGTCGTAGGGGTCCCGGCAACAATGGAAAGGACCATGCCCAGGGTTGTTTTTTCCCATGACCAGCATCGGGAAATGGAGTGCTCACTCTGCCACCATGCAGGCCCTGCGGGGACCTTTTCCTGTAGCGCCTCAGGCTGCCACACCAAACCTGCTCCGCGTTCCGATGCCTTGTCGTGTTACGCCGCCTTCCACGCCGATTCCGGTCCCTCCTGCCTCAATTGCCACACGGAAGAAAAAACGCACGGGCACAACCAGGACGTTCCGCTCCACTGCGCCTCCTGCCACATTCCGAACACTACCGACTAA
- a CDS encoding tetratricopeptide repeat protein: MDRVVTEKHKVTALLLGGVLAVLLLTSVFTRLTHDPVRMEQGQQAQDQEQMQRVQQLMAALQDNPEHVPTLVALAGAFLESENPEQAARFARKALDIKGDHPQALMYLATSQYRTHAHEEAARTLRQLLEITPDDPWVRYNLGIVLKYNLEQPEAATEHFRKAREDAASHPDLLDRLEHELEHDDS; the protein is encoded by the coding sequence ATGGATAGGGTGGTAACAGAGAAGCACAAGGTCACGGCGCTCTTGCTCGGCGGCGTCCTGGCTGTTTTGTTGTTGACGTCGGTTTTTACCAGGCTCACCCACGATCCGGTGCGCATGGAGCAGGGGCAACAGGCGCAGGATCAGGAGCAGATGCAACGGGTCCAGCAATTGATGGCGGCTCTGCAGGACAATCCCGAGCACGTCCCCACGCTGGTGGCCCTTGCCGGGGCGTTTCTCGAATCCGAAAACCCGGAACAGGCGGCGAGGTTTGCCCGGAAAGCATTGGACATCAAGGGCGATCATCCCCAGGCCCTGATGTACCTGGCCACCTCGCAATATCGGACCCATGCGCATGAGGAGGCGGCCCGGACCTTGCGGCAGTTGTTGGAAATCACTCCCGATGATCCCTGGGTCCGCTACAATCTCGGTATTGTCTTGAAATACAATCTCGAGCAGCCTGAGGCGGCCACGGAGCATTTCCGCAAGGCCCGGGAGGATGCCGCCAGCCATCCCGATCTATTGGACCGTTTGGAGCACGAATTGGAACACGACGACTCCTGA
- a CDS encoding heme lyase CcmF/NrfE family subunit, with protein MQYLGYAALLAAQIAALAGAGFSLFAAIQRPQTHDGRVSRWAIFANGGFLTVSAVILTWALVSSDFSFAYVADYTDRALPLFYRLTAFWAGQEGSLLFWAWTAAVLGCVFALSPAERQMPPQKKLFFWAFYLSIQAFFLLVLTSWSNPFQEVMPAPSDGNGLNPLLRHPGMVFHPPLLFLGYAGFGLPACAALAHGVAGGGGQWIRPMRNWTLLAWVFLTVGIILGAWWSYMELGWGGYWAWDPVENASLIPWLTGTAFVHTAAIEQRTGALKRSNVALIVATYILCLFGTYIVRTGVVQSLHAFGDSGLGLPLLLAMGVIALFIPVSLWGGMRSETSVPKADSRAGLISLGVWLLIALSVVILLGTMWPVLSSLWSRHTVGLGPAFFNRVCTPLFALLPWLFAVAPFRGWRGGFRDSRGMGIALASGLLTIAAAATLGVRMPVVLLALGGGGACLVAAGYCVLRYPQARRSRKQWGMYLAHAALALMVIGVALSGPLKVSNQAQLAPGDAFEVGGYRVVYASAERGQLRDMTFQRAVLEIRRGGKVQGFVRPERRVYANFENKTFAEAGVLPGLGREVYGILMGLAADDTATVKVSITPGVNWIWIGGTLLCLAGLVVCGRQRSQAAANPRNAQEVDHG; from the coding sequence ATGCAGTACTTGGGGTATGCCGCTTTATTGGCAGCGCAGATCGCGGCCTTGGCTGGGGCCGGATTTTCTCTTTTCGCTGCCATACAGCGGCCGCAAACACACGATGGCCGTGTCAGCCGCTGGGCGATTTTCGCCAATGGCGGATTTTTAACCGTCTCTGCGGTCATTTTGACCTGGGCCCTGGTCAGCAGTGATTTTTCGTTTGCCTATGTGGCGGACTACACTGACCGGGCCCTGCCGCTTTTTTATCGGCTCACCGCCTTTTGGGCCGGGCAGGAAGGGTCGCTGCTTTTCTGGGCCTGGACCGCGGCCGTGCTCGGCTGCGTGTTCGCGCTCAGCCCTGCTGAACGGCAGATGCCACCGCAGAAAAAGCTTTTTTTCTGGGCGTTTTACCTGTCCATTCAGGCCTTTTTCCTTCTTGTCCTCACCTCCTGGAGCAACCCGTTTCAGGAAGTCATGCCCGCCCCGTCTGACGGAAACGGCTTGAATCCCTTACTCCGCCATCCGGGCATGGTTTTCCATCCCCCGCTGTTGTTTCTCGGCTACGCCGGCTTCGGACTACCCGCCTGTGCCGCCTTGGCCCATGGGGTCGCCGGGGGTGGTGGGCAGTGGATTCGGCCTATGCGCAATTGGACACTCCTGGCCTGGGTCTTTTTGACAGTCGGGATCATCCTGGGGGCCTGGTGGTCTTATATGGAACTGGGCTGGGGAGGGTACTGGGCCTGGGACCCGGTCGAGAATGCCTCACTCATTCCGTGGCTTACGGGCACGGCCTTTGTGCACACCGCAGCGATTGAACAGCGAACCGGTGCGCTCAAGCGGTCCAACGTCGCCTTGATCGTGGCCACCTATATCCTCTGTCTTTTCGGAACCTATATCGTGCGCACCGGCGTGGTACAGTCGCTGCACGCCTTCGGCGACAGCGGCCTTGGGCTGCCGCTGCTCTTGGCTATGGGCGTTATAGCGCTTTTCATCCCTGTCAGTCTCTGGGGCGGGATGCGCTCAGAGACCTCCGTTCCCAAAGCGGACAGCCGCGCGGGATTGATTTCCCTTGGCGTCTGGCTCCTGATCGCGCTTTCGGTGGTCATCCTGCTTGGAACCATGTGGCCGGTGCTGAGTTCTTTGTGGAGTCGGCATACGGTCGGCCTCGGTCCCGCGTTCTTCAATCGGGTCTGCACGCCCCTGTTCGCGTTACTGCCCTGGCTGTTTGCTGTGGCCCCGTTTCGCGGTTGGAGAGGCGGTTTTAGAGACTCCCGAGGGATGGGGATCGCATTGGCTTCCGGCCTCCTGACCATTGCAGCCGCGGCAACGCTTGGCGTCAGGATGCCGGTTGTGCTGCTGGCCCTGGGCGGCGGCGGTGCGTGTCTCGTGGCCGCCGGCTATTGTGTGCTTCGGTATCCCCAGGCGCGCCGGTCGCGCAAGCAATGGGGCATGTACCTGGCTCATGCCGCATTGGCGCTGATGGTTATCGGCGTTGCTCTCTCCGGCCCCTTGAAGGTCTCGAACCAGGCCCAACTGGCTCCCGGCGATGCTTTTGAAGTCGGCGGCTACCGGGTCGTTTACGCCTCGGCCGAGCGCGGCCAGTTGCGGGATATGACCTTCCAGCGCGCGGTGCTGGAAATCCGGCGCGGGGGCAAGGTCCAGGGATTTGTTCGTCCCGAACGGCGAGTGTACGCCAATTTTGAGAACAAGACCTTTGCTGAAGCGGGGGTCCTGCCCGGATTGGGCCGGGAGGTTTACGGCATTCTCATGGGGCTTGCTGCGGATGATACGGCTACGGTCAAGGTCAGCATAACCCCCGGTGTCAATTGGATCTGGATAGGCGGCACCCTGCTCTGTCTGGCGGGGCTTGTGGTCTGCGGGCGCCAGCGTTCCCAGGCAGCGGCCAATCCGCGCAATGCCCAGGAGGTGGATCATGGATAG
- a CDS encoding SoxR reducing system RseC family protein, whose amino-acid sequence MREEQTQGVVVAVEGNMATVKLPKPQACGSCGGEGSCCSGLTASGDVTVRATNEPGARLGEVVDVLLVQESSSKAVSILYLFPLAAMVLGAILGSWLHPLGDPEISAVVLSLVCLGAAFGLIGWRSSRTRDREIPPRIISVHRSHSSSRPT is encoded by the coding sequence ATGCGAGAAGAGCAGACGCAAGGAGTGGTTGTCGCTGTTGAGGGCAACATGGCCACGGTGAAATTGCCGAAACCGCAGGCGTGCGGTTCGTGCGGCGGCGAAGGGAGCTGTTGCAGCGGTCTGACAGCCAGCGGGGATGTGACGGTTCGGGCCACGAACGAGCCCGGAGCCCGCCTTGGGGAGGTGGTCGATGTTCTTCTTGTGCAGGAATCCTCGAGCAAAGCCGTGAGCATCCTCTATCTCTTTCCTCTGGCGGCCATGGTGCTCGGGGCCATTTTGGGGAGTTGGCTCCATCCGTTGGGCGACCCGGAAATCTCAGCCGTGGTCCTGAGTCTGGTTTGTTTGGGTGCCGCCTTTGGCCTGATCGGGTGGCGCAGCTCCCGGACCCGAGACCGGGAGATCCCACCCCGGATCATCTCCGTGCACCGGTCGCATTCCAGTTCGCGTCCCACGTAA
- a CDS encoding SHOCT domain-containing protein: MFWNNLPMTAQYGHGPGNWGWGHMMPFGGWGMILLLLIVVIVVVGLLRTSGRQSGSTSSSPGTGEKESPLDILKKRYARGEIDKDQFEQMKKDLQE, from the coding sequence ATGTTCTGGAATAATTTACCGATGACCGCTCAATACGGACACGGCCCCGGCAATTGGGGCTGGGGGCACATGATGCCCTTCGGCGGTTGGGGGATGATTCTCCTGCTTCTCATAGTGGTGATTGTCGTCGTGGGTCTGCTCCGCACAAGCGGGCGGCAAAGCGGCTCAACCTCCTCGTCGCCGGGGACTGGTGAGAAAGAATCTCCTTTGGATATTCTGAAGAAACGCTACGCTCGTGGAGAAATTGATAAGGATCAATTTGAACAAATGAAAAAAGACCTCCAGGAGTGA
- a CDS encoding periplasmic heavy metal sensor has translation MNKRTFFTGCVVLLVALLATSAGWAQGHGEQGMMRGQGGYAAGPNQGPMYGPYGMDQEQYQALQEIGEKYQQEYLQLRTTLVNKRAALQALLAGPQVEPEKARAAYEEVQDVQADLFELRLKQRNELQAQGVDQGYGMGPGMMRGYGMGPGMMHGPGMGRGMMGGYGMGPGMMQGYGMGPGMMHGPAMGPGMMHGPAMGPGMMRGYGMGPGWMHNNW, from the coding sequence ATGAATAAACGGACTTTTTTCACTGGCTGTGTGGTGTTGCTCGTGGCTTTGCTGGCCACTTCCGCCGGATGGGCCCAGGGCCATGGTGAGCAGGGCATGATGCGCGGCCAAGGCGGCTATGCTGCTGGACCGAACCAGGGGCCGATGTACGGGCCGTATGGTATGGACCAAGAGCAATACCAGGCTTTGCAGGAGATCGGTGAGAAATACCAACAAGAGTATCTCCAACTGCGCACCACACTTGTCAACAAACGTGCCGCACTCCAGGCTCTGCTGGCCGGACCGCAGGTCGAACCGGAAAAAGCCAGGGCAGCGTATGAGGAAGTGCAGGACGTGCAGGCCGACCTTTTCGAGCTTCGCCTCAAACAGCGCAATGAACTCCAGGCCCAGGGGGTTGATCAGGGCTACGGCATGGGTCCGGGCATGATGCGTGGATACGGTATGGGCCCAGGCATGATGCATGGTCCCGGCATGGGCCGTGGTATGATGGGCGGCTATGGTATGGGTCCGGGTATGATGCAAGGCTATGGCATGGGTCCGGGCATGATGCATGGTCCAGCCATGGGTCCGGGCATGATGCATGGTCCAGCCATGGGTCCGGGCATGATGCGTGGTTATGGCATGGGCCCAGGCTGGATGCACAACAACTGGTAA
- a CDS encoding molybdopterin-binding protein, whose translation METVPVEEAVGMVLCHDITEIVPGTFKGRAFQKGHVVTSDDIEHLLRIGKEQLYVLNLKNGFVHENEAAERIASAVAGKGLDLSTPSEGRINMHARYQGILKIDVDRLDCLNSIENIVLATAHTNHEAAQGRPVAGTRIVPLVIEEEKIQAVEDLCADGPIIDILPYQALQVGMVTTGSEVYKGRIKDSFGPVVRKKFQDMGCSISRQVFVADDIAMTVSAIENLIEEGAEMVVVTGGMSVDPDDLSPSAIRAAGGKVVSYGSPTFPGAMFMLAYIGDVPVVGLPGCVMYYKASIFDLIVPRIVAGDPVTRQDIIKLGHGGFCAGCSPCRYPICPFGK comes from the coding sequence ATGGAAACCGTTCCTGTCGAAGAGGCCGTCGGCATGGTCTTGTGTCACGACATTACGGAAATTGTTCCCGGAACATTCAAGGGACGAGCCTTTCAAAAAGGACACGTCGTCACCTCTGACGACATCGAGCATCTCCTGCGTATCGGAAAAGAACAATTGTACGTGCTCAATCTAAAAAACGGGTTTGTGCATGAAAACGAAGCGGCTGAACGCATTGCATCCGCCGTGGCCGGAAAAGGACTTGATCTTTCCACGCCAAGTGAGGGGCGTATCAATATGCACGCCCGCTACCAGGGCATTCTCAAAATCGATGTCGATCGCCTCGACTGCTTGAACTCCATTGAAAATATCGTTCTGGCCACGGCCCACACCAATCACGAGGCGGCTCAAGGGCGTCCGGTCGCCGGAACACGCATCGTTCCCCTGGTCATTGAAGAGGAAAAAATCCAGGCAGTGGAGGATTTGTGTGCCGATGGGCCGATCATCGATATTCTGCCGTACCAGGCGCTGCAGGTCGGCATGGTGACCACCGGTAGCGAGGTCTACAAAGGGCGGATCAAAGACAGTTTCGGCCCCGTAGTCCGTAAAAAATTTCAGGACATGGGGTGCTCCATCTCCCGACAGGTCTTTGTGGCCGACGATATAGCCATGACCGTCAGTGCCATCGAGAATCTCATTGAAGAGGGCGCCGAGATGGTCGTCGTTACCGGCGGTATGTCCGTGGATCCCGACGATCTGAGTCCTTCTGCGATCCGGGCCGCCGGCGGCAAAGTGGTTTCCTATGGCTCCCCCACCTTTCCCGGGGCCATGTTCATGCTCGCGTATATCGGCGACGTGCCGGTCGTCGGCCTGCCTGGCTGCGTCATGTACTACAAAGCCAGTATTTTCGACCTCATTGTCCCCCGTATTGTGGCCGGGGACCCGGTCACCCGTCAGGACATCATCAAACTTGGCCACGGCGGCTTTTGTGCGGGATGCTCCCCGTGCCGCTACCCGATTTGCCCATTCGGCAAATAG
- a CDS encoding molybdopterin-dependent aldehyde oxidoreductase, translating to MLKKTLWINGMEKKIVAEADESLANVLRKQLHLTGTKVGCDQGQCGACSVIMDGKVVRSCITKMRRVPDNAAVTTIEGIGQPGNLHALQLAWMVHGGAQCGFCTPGFIVAAKGLLDTNPNPSREDVRDWFQKHRNACRCTGYKQLVDAVMDAAKVVRGDMSMQDLAFKLPEDGHVWGGSMPRPSAEAKVTGTWDFGRDLGLFMPENTLQLALVQAEVSHANIKSIDTSEAEKMPGVHAVLTHKDVKGKNRITGLITFPTNKGDGWDRPILCDTKIHQYGDAMAIVCADTEANARAAAKKVKVDLEELPAYMSAPEAMAEDAIEIHPGTPNVYFEQKIAKGEDTASVFEKAEAVVEGDYYVGRQPHMPIEPDVGFAYLNENNKLVIQSKSIGLNLHLAMIAPGMGVELEDVIMVQNPTGGTFGYKFSPTMEALVGVAALATGRPVFLSYDYHQQQTYTGKRSPFITNVRLAANKEGKFLGMETDWSVDHGPYSEFGDLLTLRGAQYIGAGYDIANIRGEGRTVCTNHAWGSAFRGYGSPESEFPSEVLIDELAEKLGMDPFELRYKNVYRPGSTTPTGQEPEVYSLPEMMDKLRPKYEEACKRAKANSTNDVKRGVGISVGVYGAGLDGPDTAQVDLELNEDNSVTAYTTWHDHGQGADMGLLGTVHEALRPLGLSAEQIHLVMNDTEKCPDGGPAGGSRSQGVIGRAAIAAAENLLSAMRKDNGFMTYEEMKAAGREMRYSGSWSAPAANCDENGQGNPFALYMYAVFMSEVAVEVATGKTEVERMVMVADPGVVNNRLVVDGQNYGGLAQGVGLALSEDYEDIQKHSTLIGAGFPYIKQIPDDIELMYVESPRPEGPFGASGVGELPLTSPHASIINAIANACGARVHELPARPEKVLAAMPK from the coding sequence ATGCTCAAAAAGACTCTGTGGATCAATGGAATGGAAAAAAAGATTGTCGCTGAAGCCGACGAAAGTCTGGCCAACGTGCTGCGCAAACAGCTCCACCTGACCGGCACTAAGGTCGGCTGCGACCAGGGCCAGTGCGGCGCCTGCAGTGTCATCATGGATGGCAAGGTTGTCCGTTCCTGCATCACCAAAATGCGTCGAGTTCCGGACAACGCGGCAGTAACCACAATCGAAGGTATCGGTCAGCCAGGCAATCTCCATGCCCTGCAATTGGCATGGATGGTCCACGGCGGCGCCCAATGTGGTTTCTGCACACCCGGCTTTATCGTCGCCGCCAAGGGATTGTTGGACACCAATCCCAATCCGAGCCGCGAGGACGTCCGCGACTGGTTTCAGAAGCACCGCAATGCCTGCCGTTGCACCGGGTATAAACAGCTCGTTGATGCGGTCATGGACGCGGCCAAGGTCGTTCGTGGCGATATGAGCATGCAAGACTTGGCCTTCAAACTCCCAGAAGACGGACACGTCTGGGGCGGCTCCATGCCCCGGCCCAGCGCCGAGGCCAAAGTCACCGGCACCTGGGATTTCGGGCGCGATTTGGGACTGTTCATGCCGGAAAACACCTTGCAACTCGCCCTGGTCCAGGCCGAGGTCTCCCACGCGAACATCAAATCCATCGACACGTCAGAGGCCGAAAAAATGCCCGGTGTGCATGCGGTCCTGACCCACAAGGACGTCAAGGGCAAAAACCGCATCACCGGCCTGATCACCTTCCCCACAAATAAGGGCGACGGCTGGGACCGTCCCATCCTCTGCGACACCAAGATCCACCAATACGGCGACGCCATGGCCATTGTCTGCGCCGACACCGAAGCCAACGCCAGGGCGGCGGCCAAGAAAGTCAAAGTCGATCTTGAAGAGCTGCCGGCCTATATGAGCGCACCGGAAGCCATGGCCGAAGACGCTATTGAAATCCACCCCGGCACGCCCAATGTCTATTTCGAACAAAAAATCGCCAAGGGCGAAGACACCGCATCGGTTTTCGAAAAAGCCGAAGCTGTGGTCGAGGGCGACTATTATGTCGGCCGTCAGCCCCATATGCCCATCGAGCCGGATGTCGGCTTCGCCTACCTCAATGAGAACAACAAATTGGTCATCCAATCCAAATCCATCGGACTCAATCTCCATCTCGCCATGATTGCCCCGGGCATGGGCGTGGAGCTCGAAGACGTCATCATGGTCCAAAACCCCACCGGCGGCACCTTCGGCTACAAATTCAGCCCGACCATGGAAGCCTTGGTCGGCGTCGCCGCCTTAGCCACCGGCCGTCCGGTCTTTTTGTCCTACGACTACCACCAACAGCAGACCTACACCGGGAAACGCTCCCCGTTTATCACCAATGTCCGTCTGGCGGCGAACAAGGAAGGCAAATTCCTGGGCATGGAGACCGACTGGAGCGTGGACCACGGGCCGTACTCTGAATTCGGCGACCTGTTGACCCTGCGCGGCGCCCAGTACATCGGGGCTGGCTACGACATCGCCAATATTCGCGGTGAAGGCCGTACCGTGTGCACCAACCACGCCTGGGGCTCGGCTTTCCGGGGCTACGGTTCCCCGGAATCGGAATTCCCGTCGGAAGTCCTGATTGACGAACTGGCTGAGAAACTCGGCATGGACCCCTTCGAACTGCGCTACAAAAACGTCTATCGCCCCGGCAGCACGACCCCGACCGGGCAGGAGCCCGAAGTCTATAGTCTTCCGGAGATGATGGACAAATTGCGTCCCAAATATGAAGAAGCCTGCAAACGCGCCAAGGCGAACTCCACAAACGACGTCAAGCGTGGCGTGGGGATCTCGGTGGGCGTTTACGGCGCCGGCCTGGACGGCCCGGACACCGCTCAAGTCGACCTCGAACTCAATGAAGACAATTCAGTAACCGCCTACACTACTTGGCACGATCACGGTCAGGGCGCGGACATGGGCCTTCTGGGGACCGTGCACGAAGCCTTGCGGCCGCTTGGATTGTCTGCGGAACAGATCCACTTGGTCATGAACGATACGGAAAAATGCCCCGACGGCGGCCCCGCCGGCGGCAGCCGCTCTCAGGGCGTCATTGGACGCGCCGCTATCGCTGCGGCAGAGAACTTGCTCAGCGCTATGCGCAAGGACAATGGATTCATGACCTACGAAGAGATGAAGGCTGCCGGCCGCGAAATGCGCTACAGCGGCTCCTGGAGCGCCCCGGCCGCCAATTGCGACGAAAACGGCCAGGGCAACCCCTTTGCCCTCTACATGTACGCCGTGTTCATGTCCGAAGTCGCAGTGGAAGTGGCTACCGGCAAGACTGAGGTCGAACGGATGGTCATGGTCGCCGATCCCGGCGTGGTCAACAACCGCCTCGTCGTCGACGGGCAGAACTACGGCGGCTTGGCCCAGGGCGTCGGCCTGGCCTTGAGTGAAGACTACGAGGACATTCAGAAACACTCGACCTTGATCGGGGCTGGGTTCCCGTACATCAAACAGATTCCTGACGATATCGAATTGATGTATGTGGAAAGTCCGCGGCCGGAGGGGCCATTTGGCGCCTCTGGGGTCGGGGAACTTCCGCTGACCAGTCCGCACGCCTCTATCATCAATGCCATCGCCAATGCCTGCGGCGCCCGGGTCCACGAACTCCCGGCCCGCCCGGAAAAAGTCTTGGCGGCCATGCCCAAATAA
- a CDS encoding pyridine nucleotide-disulfide oxidoreductase/dicluster-binding protein: MDQTDLRSIEYQCIQEEWAYCRAACPLHVDARSFCMALGQGKHDDARAVLEKTMPIAGILGRVCEAPCERACKRQEAGGAIQIGRLEQFCVRHTSRRKKPMRIPDRGRRATVLGCGISSLTVAHDLARKGYRIQVYHSAAAAEDDLTVRFTEQQVPRAAISEELAFLHSLGVECTAQKCTQELVLSLLEQGHVVYVGVDAVDPAVLPSGLDTREAATLGAPEEGLFFGGVSARKGTASAIADAAEGRSAAISMDRLTQKASLYADRDREGPLDTRLVTSLEGVEEIPPQLTGDPHSADPEMVRDEAGRCLACECMICVRNCPYLEAFGEYPKRYVRQIYNNEAIVHGTRMANNLINSCMLCGLCTTLCPHDFPMGDVCREARERMVGKDTMPPSAHWFAMQDLEFSQSEEFFLLRDDPEHENCAWLFFPGCQLCATHPQQIAPTFDWLRHNLSGGVGLALSCCGAPAHWGGRRERFAEVTRQLRDAASGLGQPTWIVACPTCQSMLQAMDQPPQLISLWEVFTRHQGQLPPLTAAEKAALVDPCTSSDQPQVQQAVRNLAQENVATISEPRRNAEEAACCGYGGLVSNANPEVAARAAEQRCQGSEGDALTYCAMCRDQIARSGKPAAHILELLFPGDSAPFRAQGTTLSLRRGNRRWLKNQLLTTYWNEPGLAAPEYAAIKLQMESEVRDLLDKRRILDSDIQQVIQDAGSAGQRFYDTESQSSLASLQLGEVTFWVHYTRQQDSSYQIHTAYSHRMIIKTVQSKRA; this comes from the coding sequence ATGGACCAAACGGATCTGCGTAGCATCGAATACCAATGCATCCAGGAAGAATGGGCCTATTGCCGCGCGGCCTGCCCCCTGCACGTGGACGCTCGCAGTTTTTGCATGGCTCTGGGACAGGGCAAGCACGACGACGCCCGGGCTGTTTTAGAAAAAACCATGCCCATCGCCGGCATTCTGGGGCGGGTCTGTGAAGCGCCCTGCGAACGAGCATGCAAACGCCAGGAGGCCGGCGGAGCGATTCAGATCGGACGGCTGGAACAATTCTGCGTCCGCCACACCTCGCGGCGCAAAAAGCCCATGCGCATCCCGGATCGCGGTCGCCGGGCCACCGTGCTCGGTTGCGGCATCAGTTCGCTGACCGTAGCCCACGATCTGGCCCGCAAAGGCTACCGCATCCAGGTCTACCACTCCGCTGCGGCTGCGGAAGACGACCTCACGGTCCGATTTACGGAGCAGCAAGTCCCCCGCGCGGCCATCAGCGAAGAATTGGCGTTTCTGCACAGCCTCGGGGTGGAGTGCACCGCCCAGAAATGTACCCAAGAATTGGTCCTCTCGCTCCTGGAGCAGGGACACGTGGTCTACGTCGGAGTAGACGCGGTGGACCCGGCGGTTTTGCCCTCAGGCCTGGACACGAGGGAGGCCGCCACGTTGGGGGCGCCGGAAGAAGGGCTCTTTTTCGGCGGCGTCTCCGCTCGCAAGGGTACTGCCAGCGCTATTGCCGACGCGGCTGAAGGCCGCAGTGCCGCGATCTCCATGGATCGACTGACCCAAAAGGCCTCGTTATACGCTGATCGCGACCGCGAAGGCCCTCTGGACACCCGCCTGGTCACCAGCCTGGAAGGGGTAGAAGAGATCCCGCCCCAGCTCACCGGCGATCCCCATAGCGCTGACCCGGAAATGGTCCGGGACGAGGCCGGACGCTGCCTGGCCTGCGAATGCATGATCTGCGTGCGCAACTGCCCCTATCTCGAAGCCTTCGGGGAGTATCCCAAACGCTACGTGCGCCAGATTTACAACAATGAGGCCATCGTCCACGGCACGCGCATGGCCAACAACCTCATCAATTCCTGCATGCTCTGCGGGTTGTGCACCACCCTGTGCCCGCACGATTTTCCCATGGGCGACGTCTGCCGTGAGGCCCGGGAGCGCATGGTGGGCAAAGACACCATGCCGCCATCGGCGCATTGGTTCGCCATGCAGGACCTCGAATTCAGCCAAAGCGAGGAGTTTTTCCTCCTGCGCGACGACCCCGAACACGAGAACTGCGCGTGGCTCTTTTTCCCCGGCTGCCAATTGTGCGCCACACATCCACAGCAGATCGCCCCCACCTTCGACTGGCTGCGGCACAACCTTTCCGGCGGCGTTGGGCTGGCTCTGAGTTGCTGCGGCGCTCCGGCCCATTGGGGCGGCCGCAGGGAGCGCTTTGCGGAAGTCACCCGGCAACTCCGGGATGCTGCCAGCGGCCTGGGGCAGCCCACCTGGATCGTGGCCTGTCCCACCTGCCAGAGCATGCTCCAGGCCATGGACCAGCCGCCGCAGCTCATCTCCCTGTGGGAGGTGTTCACCCGGCACCAGGGGCAGCTGCCACCGCTGACCGCGGCCGAAAAAGCGGCCCTGGTCGACCCCTGTACGTCCAGTGACCAGCCGCAGGTCCAGCAGGCCGTGCGCAACCTGGCCCAGGAGAATGTCGCCACCATCAGCGAACCACGCCGCAACGCCGAGGAAGCGGCCTGTTGCGGCTACGGCGGCCTGGTCAGCAACGCCAACCCGGAAGTCGCCGCCCGGGCCGCAGAGCAACGCTGCCAGGGCAGCGAGGGTGATGCGCTGACCTATTGCGCCATGTGCCGCGACCAGATCGCCCGCAGCGGCAAACCCGCCGCCCATATACTTGAACTCCTCTTTCCGGGCGACAGCGCCCCGTTTCGCGCTCAGGGCACCACCCTCTCCCTGCGTCGCGGCAACCGGCGCTGGCTCAAAAACCAACTGCTGACGACGTATTGGAACGAGCCGGGCCTCGCCGCTCCGGAATACGCTGCCATCAAACTCCAGATGGAGTCCGAGGTACGCGATCTACTGGACAAGCGGCGCATCCTGGATTCGGATATCCAGCAGGTGATCCAGGATGCCGGGAGCGCCGGACAGCGGTTTTACGACACCGAATCCCAATCCTCTCTAGCCAGCCTTCAACTCGGCGAGGTGACCTTCTGGGTCCATTACACCCGGCAACAGGACAGCAGCTATCAGATCCACACCGCCTACAGTCACCGCATGATCATCAAGACCGTACAGAGCAAGAGGGCATAA
- a CDS encoding DVU_1557 family redox protein, which produces MQVNQHFRPPSGQWVCAQCQEPLEEGQVELHYLGSSFTVGAQVCPQCRQALLPEDMATGKMLEVEKLLEDK; this is translated from the coding sequence ATGCAGGTCAATCAACATTTCCGGCCCCCATCAGGGCAATGGGTCTGCGCCCAGTGCCAGGAGCCCCTGGAGGAAGGTCAGGTGGAACTGCACTACCTCGGCAGCAGCTTCACCGTCGGCGCCCAGGTCTGCCCCCAATGCCGCCAGGCGCTTCTCCCCGAAGACATGGCCACCGGCAAGATGCTGGAGGTGGAAAAGCTTTTGGAAGACAAATAG